GAGGTCGTCGTCGGAGAGTGCTTCGGGCGCGGTTGTCGGGGTTTCGAGGCTCACCCGCCCGATTGTCCGCGACGCCGATGAACGCCGCTAGGAGCGAAAGTCACTCTTCGCCGCGAGCACGGGATTCATACGCCTTGCGCTTGTCGACGTCGATGTCGTCGGTGAAGACATGCTCACCGCCCATGACGCGGTTCAGCCCCTCGGAGACCACCCGCGGCAGGAATTTCTGCGTCGCGATCAGCGCGCCGGCCGCCTTGGTGACCCGCACCCGGGGCTTGGGATGCGCGACGAGCCCGACGATCGCGTCGGCGATGTCGGACGGCTCGGCGTTTCGGAATCCCTTCAAACCCGCGGTGCCCGCGACGAGTTCGGTGTTCACGAACGTCGGCAACACCATCGAGAACTTCACCCCGGCGGAGCGGTACTCCAACCTGGCAGCGTCGGTGAAGCCGATCACGGCATGCTTGCTGGCCCCGTAGCTCGCCAGCCCGACCGAATAGATCTCACCGGCCAGCGAGGCGACGTTG
The DNA window shown above is from Mycobacterium sp. Aquia_216 and carries:
- a CDS encoding SDR family oxidoreductase, encoding MADTASIGLKVHGKVIVITGGARGIGLATATALHNLGARVAIGDVDEVRVKESGAALGLDVYGKLDVTDPHSFAEFLDGVERQLGPIDVLVNNAGIMPVGRIIDEPDAVTRRILDINVYGVILGSKLAVQRMVPRGCGHVINVASLAGEIYSVGLASYGASKHAVIGFTDAARLEYRSAGVKFSMVLPTFVNTELVAGTAGLKGFRNAEPSDIADAIVGLVAHPKPRVRVTKAAGALIATQKFLPRVVSEGLNRVMGGEHVFTDDIDVDKRKAYESRARGEE